The Cuculus canorus isolate bCucCan1 chromosome 16, bCucCan1.pri, whole genome shotgun sequence genome includes a region encoding these proteins:
- the RBM12 gene encoding RNA-binding protein 12 has product MAVVIRLQGLPIVAGTMDIRHFFSGLTIPDGGVHIVGGELGEAFIVFATDEDARLGMMRTGGTIKGSKVTLLLSSKTEMQNMIELSRRRFETANLDMPPANASRSGPPPSSGMSGRVNLPTTVPNFNNPSPSVVTAATTAHESNKNISTFSTASMGSAPPNLGSTFGSPTFSSTVPSTASPMNTVPPPPIPPIPTMPSLPPMPSIPPIPVPPPVPTLPPVPPVPPIPPVPPVPPMTPMPPMSGMPPLNPPPVAPLPSGMNGSGAAVNMNSGLNPLFIGPMNPVNPIQMNSQSNVKPIPINPDDLYVSVHGMPFSATESDVKDFFLGLRVDAVHMLKDHVGRNNGNGLVKFFSPQDTFEALKRNRMLMIQRYVEVSPATERQWVAAGGHITFKQTMGPSGQSHPPPPQAHSRSKSPSGQKQSRSRSPHEQGFCVYLKGLPFESENKHVIDFFKKLDIVEDSIYIAYGPNGKAIGEGFVEFRNEADYKAALCHHKQYIGNRFIQVHPITKKAMLEKIDMIRKRLQSFQYDQREILMNAEGEPGLPKLCAHISNIPYNITKMEILQFLEGLAVEESSVQILVDTNGQGLGQALVQFKSEDDARKAERLHRKKLNGRDVVLRLITVEEMRDIERNPPSQGKKILKIPIQGNAPVPGAQGAGGDEHAFLAGNAKEANNGPPFNFPGNFSGSGAFGPPLPPPGIGGFPDSRPGIPAVASSGLPGAAIEVPAFAGGPGNLSGPAGFAGGPQTFGNGPGNLSGPPAFGAGPPGIASGLGHLSGPPGFGPGPGNIHISGPPGFGTGSGKPGPTVIKVQNMPFTVSVDEILDFFYGYQVIPGSVCLKYNEKGMPTGEAMVAFESRDEAMAAVVDLNDRPIGSRKVKLVLG; this is encoded by the coding sequence ATGGCTGTGGTCATCCGCTTGCAAGGTCTCCCGATTGTGGCGGGGACCATGGACATTCGCCACTTCTTCTCTGGATTGACCATTCCCGATGGGGGCGTGCATATTGTAGGGGGTGAACTGGGTGAGGCTTTCATCGTTTTTGCCACTGATGAAGATGCAAGGCTGGGTATGATGCGCACAGGTGGTACCATTAAAGGGTCGAAAGTAACCCTATTGCTgagcagtaaaactgaaatgcagaacaTGATAGAACTCAGTCGTAGGCGTTTTGAAACTGCCAATCTAGATATGCCACCAGCAAATGCAAGCAGGTCAGGCCCACCACCTAGCTCTGGAATGAGCGGAAGGGTTAACTTGCCTACTACTGTACCTAACTTTAATAATCCTTCTCCTAGTGTGGTAACTGCTGCTACTACTGCGcatgaaagcaataaaaacatATCTACCTTTTCTACTGCTAGTATGGGGAGTGCCCCTCCAAATCTTGGCAGTACCTTTGGTAGCCCAACGTTTAGCTCGACTGTACCTAGCACAGCGTCCCCAATGAACACAGTACCTCCTCCGCCCATCCCTCCTATCCCAACTATGCCGTCTTTGCCACCAATGCCTTCTATTCCCCCAATACCTGTTCCGCCCCCTGTACCCACACTGCCTCCTGTTCCTCCGGTTCCTCCCATTCCCCCTGTGCCCCCTGTGCCTCCAATGACTCCTATGCCTCCCATGTCAGGAATGCCTCCTTTGAATCCTCCACCCGTAGCGCCTTTACCCTCGGGAATGAATGGGTCTGGAGCAGCAGTGAATATGAACAGCGGCTTGAATCCATTGTTTATTGGTCCCATGAATCCTGTAAATCCTATCCAGATGAATTCTCAAAGTAATGTCAAGCCAATTCCAATCAATCCAGATGATTTGTATGTCAGCGTTCATGGAATGCCCTTTTCTGCGACAGAATCTGATGTGAAAGACTTTTTCCTTGGGCTCCGTGTGGATGCGGTCCATATGCTGAAGGATCATGTAGGGCGAAATAATGGAAATGGACTAGttaagtttttttctcctcaagatACATTTGAAGCCCTGAAGCGAAACAGAATGCTGATGATTCAGCGCTATGTTGAAGTTAGTCCTGCCACAGAGAGGCAGTGGGTGGCCGCTGGAGGCCACATAACTTTCAAGCAAACCATGGGTCCCTCCGGGCAGTCGCACCCTCCTCCGCCCCAGGCTCATTCCAGGTCCAAATCTCCTAGTGGGCAGAAACAGTCACGGTCGAGGTCTCCCCATGAGCAGGGTTTCTGCGTTTATCTGAAAGGTCTTCCCTTTGAGTCGGAGAACAAACATgtgatagatttttttaagaagctggATATAGTTGAGGACAGCATTTATATAGCATATGGGCCTAATGGGAAGGCAATTGGAGAGGGTTTTGTTGAGTTTAGGAATGAAGCTGATTACAAAGCAGCTTTATGTCATCATAAGCAGTACATAGGGAATCGCTTTATTCAGGTTCACCCAATTACTAAAAAGGCAATGTTAGAAAAGATAGATATGATCCGTAAAAGATTGCAGAGCTTCCAGTATGACCAGAGAGAAATCCTCATGAATGCTGAGGGAGAACCAGGCTTGCCAAAATTGTGTGCACATATATCTAATATTCCATACAATATAACAAAAATGGAGATCCTTCAGTTTCTAGAGGGACTGGCGGTAGAAGAAAGCTCTGTACAAATTCTTGTTGATACTAACGGGCAGGGTTTAGGACAAGCACTGGTTCAGTTTAAATCTGAAGATGATGCTCGTAAGGCAGAGCGTTTGCACCGTAAAAAGCTGAATGGAAGAGATGTTGTTTTGCGTTTGATAACTGTAGAAGAAATGAGAGATATTGAGAGGAACCCACCATCTCAAGggaaaaagatactgaaaatacCGATACAGGGGAATGCGCCTGTGCCAGGAGCCCAGGGTGCTGGTGGGGATGAGCACGCCTTCTTGGCAGGAAATGCTAAAGAGGCAAACAACGGTCCTCCATTTAATTTCCCTGGTAACTTCAGTGGATCTGGCGCATTTGGTCCCCCTCTACCACCCCCTGGAATAGGTGGCTTTCCTGATTCCAGACCAGGAATACCTGCAGTTGCAAGTAGTGGTTTACCTGGTGCAGCTATTGAGGTCCCAGCTTTTGCAGGTGGTCCTGGTAATTTGAGCGGACCGGCAGGTTTTGCAGGGGGGCCTCAGACTTTTGGTAATGGTCCTGGCAATTTAAGTGGTCCCCCTGCCTTTGGTGCTGGTCCTCCAGGAATTGCTAGTGGTCTTGGGCATCTAAGTGGACCTCCTGGGTTTGGACCTGGACCGGGAAATATACATATCAGTGGGCCTCCAGGCTTTGGAACAGGGTCTGGAAAGCCAGGACCAACTGTCATTAAAGTGCAAAATATGCCCTTTACTGTTTCGGTAGATGAAattctggatttcttttatGGCTACCAAGTGATCCCTGGTTCGGTGTGCttaaaatacaatgaaaaggGGATGCCCACTGGAGAAGCAATGGTTGCTTTCGAGTCTCGTGATGAAGCGATGGCAGCTGTGGTTGATTTAAATGACAGGCCTATAGGCTCCAGAAAAGTCAAGCTCGTTCTAGGGTAG